The Diadema setosum chromosome 4, eeDiaSeto1, whole genome shotgun sequence genome window below encodes:
- the LOC140226855 gene encoding uncharacterized protein, which produces MTELDKKPVILVVPSVPGPSTPSSTYSSSPKMATPMNAAAAGGGRMMTSMSGQTMHMAGGGGGGGGGGSAGLPPGMLSSQEMPTNLMVKPHAPAGQQSVHAGGRTLVHAPAKRGLNAAAVIQQLQQQRPSAPQSKYAELLAVIEDMGRDIRPTYAGSRTATERLRRGITHAKALVRECLAETERSART; this is translated from the exons ATGACCGAGCTCGACAAGAAGCCGGTCATCCTCGTCGTGCCCAGCGTCCCCGGCCCGTCCACGCCGTCGTCCACCTACTCGTCCTCGCCCAAGATGGCCACGCCCATGAACGCGGCGGCCGCAGGAGGCGGCCGCATGATGACCTCGATGAGCGGCCAGACCATGCACATGGCGGGAGgcggagggggaggagggggagggggatcgGCCGGCCTGCCTCCCGGGATGCTCTCCTCCCAAGAGATGCCCACAAACTTGATGGTGAAGCCCCACGCTCCCGCCGGCCAGCAGTCTGTACATGCAGGAGGTAGGACTCTTGTGCATGCACCCGCCAAGAGAG GACTGAATGCCGCGGCAGTGATACAGCAGCTCCAGCAACAGAGGCCGTCGGCGCCGCAGAGCAAATACGCCGAGCTACTGGCCGTCATCGAAGACATGGGCAGGGACATCCGACCAACGTACGCAGGGAGCCGGACGGCCACCGAGAGACTGAGAAGAG GGATCACACACGCCAAGGCCTTGGTGCGAGAGTGCCTGGCGGAGACGGAGCGCAGTGCCAGAACATGA